The genomic window ACCCTGACATGAGGAGCGCCACCGGCGCCTGCGCCCGTAATAATTTCATCAACGCCATCACCATTGACATCTCCAGCCGCCACATTCACCCCACCCCGAAACGTCGTGGCGTAGGCGAAGAAACTGTAGAGCGAATTCCCGCGTGCATCAAAAGCCCTGACATGAGGAGCGCCACCGGCGCCTGCGCCAGTAATAATTTCATATATACCATTACCATCAATATCACCAGTTGCTACATTCACCCCACCCCGAAACGTCGTGGCATAGGCGAAAAATTGGGACTGCAGAACGCCACCAGTATTAAACAGGCGTACGTGCGGACCGCCCCCCTTGCCAGCCGCAGTAATAATCGGGTGCGAAGAGGGTAATAGCCAACCAACGCTTGCCGCGATATTGACCAGTCCCGATCCCATTTGACCACGGTAGTCAGGATTGACAGAATCTAAACCACGAGCATTTTGCTTCAAAATCTGAATAAGCTGATCAGGGGTGAGACTGGCATTATATGATTTCAATAAAGCGGCAGCGCCAGCAATAATCGGACTGGCAAACGAAGTGCCCGACCACCCCCCGAGGTAATAATCATCCAATCTCACACCTGTCACTGGATGTGTCTTACTGGGCTCATACACACCCGTAGAAAAAATATTTTTTGCTGGAGCCACCAGATCAATACACGCGCTCCCATAATTAGACCCTCCGATCACTTCACCTTGGCTCGTAAAGAGAGCAAGATGATTTTGCGCATCAACGCCACCTACTGTTAAAACATGTTGCAAACAAGCAGGATAGACTGGAAATTCATCGAGATCAAGTAAGTCATTCCCCGCAGCAGCCACCACTAAAACGCCCGCAGCATAAGCGTCATTGATCGCGAGCGCTAAAAATGGGTCCAATTCAGCGCCGACGAGACTCAAATTAATAATGTGCGCGCCATTTGCTATTGCATATTGGATGCCGTTGTATACATCGACTGTATAACCACTCCCAGTGCTGTCGAGCACCCGAACGGGCATAATGCGGGTAGCCCAGGCAACCCCGGAAACACCGATACCATTATTTCCAACCGCACCAATGATGCCAGCTACCGCTGTCCCATGATGCACGCCTGATTCAACCCACCCGGGATCAAAATCAGGATTAGGATCGCCAGAATCATCTATGGCGTTCCAACCATTACGATCATCGATATACCCATTCACATCATCATCAATACCATTAGTAGGAATCTCACCCGTGTTTACCCAAATATTCTTAGCAAGATCAGGATGATTCGTGTCTACCCCCGTATCTAATACCGCAACCACCACGCTTCGGGAGCCGATCGTCTGATCCCAGCTTGGGGGTGTATTAACATAGCGCAAATAATTTTGCGACGAATAATATGCATCATTGGGAATGCGAACCGCTTCATAGCGATAATTACCCCCTACCATCGCAACTTCCGGCTGCATGGCTAACCAGGCTCGAACCGCTTCTGTATCGCCTGCCTCAATAATGGGGACCGCAACTGCCTGCTTTTCGCCGACAAAGCTAACTACCAATGAATCGCCAGTTTGCCCATATACCGGTTTTATTAGGCATACGGAAATTACAATAATGACCCCCAATAGACTAATAATCTGCCACACGCGTAATTGCATGAACATTACTCAATAGTCAAATTTATTTTTTGTGAGGTCCCATCCCGTATCAGCGTCACTGCTAACGTATCGCCTGCCTCATGATTAAGAATGAGTTCGCTTAATGTTTCAGACTCGGTCAGTGGTGTGCTATTAATTTCGGTTATGATATCACCTATCTGAATGCCTGCTTTTTCAGCAAGGCTACCGCTGACGACCCCTGACTCGGAACCGAAGCTAGTAATATAGGCGCCTTGGGATGCCCCATCAGCTATACGGCTTCCGTCAGCAAGCATATCCAGCGTAACATAATGTACTCCAAACGATGGGCGGATAATCCGTCCGCTTACGAAGCTTGATTCGAGAATGTTTGATACGTATGAAAATGGAACAACCACATAGGTATCATGTTCTCGCACCAAAATGCCTAAGGCTTTTTTATCTAGAGTAAAAACAACGGCATGCAGAAAATCAGAATCAAGCGCGCTGCCGAGCAGCACCCGTGCTTGATAACGATCAGTTGAAAAATAAAGATCGGCGCCCGTCGATACTGGGTAATACCTAGTCTGCTGGATCGACGTTTTTAAAATTCGCGGGCCACGGCTGCCAGTATCACGCGCTAAAGCGACCACCTCTTCAGAATTTCTGATGCTATCAATGTCGCTAAATGCAACCGTAGATAGTTTATTCGCATCTAATTTTAATATAGCGTACGGCGTAGCTGAATCGCGCATTACGCTCGAAACAGCGTACACGCTTCCATCATAGCCAATGGCTACATACGACTGATCATCGACAACGGTAGTTGCGTCAATAATGACGTATCCATCCTCTGTAATGACAAATCCTTCACCGACTTTTTCACTGCTTACATACTGGTTTTCTAAGCCCGCGCTTGAGGTGTGTGCGGGGTAGATAGTCACCAGCGTATGGTCGAGGTCCTGAGCGATCGTCTCTACCTGCTCGGCGGTTAGAACGCGATCTTTATTCCGTGAAGTCAAGACAACTGAGGGGGAATCACTCGAAGAAAACCCTAATTGCTCAAGAAAAGGTAGTTCGTTCGAGAACCAAATCAGTGATAACTGCCCAACAATACCAGCCGCAAATCCAATAATCAAAATCATCATAAGCCACACCATTGACGGACGTGGGGCGACACGCGGACGATCAAATGATTTTAATTGAGTTCCATATAATTTTTCAATGTCACTGCCTTCTTCGGCAATGACTTTAGGTGAGGTCGGACTCGTGCGTGGTTTCATGCTGTTAGATCCATTTAGTAGTTAAAAATACGGCCAAAATAATTCCTCCGGCGATGAGCACATACGCGCGTACCCCGCTCGCAGATAAAGAATCCTTTAGGTAATCTTTAGAAATATTCATAAATAAATAATACGCGCAGGTAACGGTAATAGCGCTCACCACGTAACTCACTGGTAAAAAACTCAACACATACGCCAATTCAGCCATAGTTAACCCGGCGATCAATGTGAAAAAGCGGCCGGCTTTCCATGAAATCTTATACGACCAAAGGGTTCGTGAATAAAGAAATCCACTTGCAAACAAAATAATCAAAAAAAGCGGCCAAAATCGCCAGCCAATCAAAATGTTTGCCCCAAAGGCACTCCCATATAATAAAAATAAGGCTAGGAGATTACTATAACTATATATATTCTCCAACGCGTATGGCTGATACTTTTCCGTTTGATGAAGAAATGAAAAAATATTTTTCAATAAAAGAGTAAATATAATCGAAATGCCTCCAACAAATATCCACCGCACTACATCATTATCAATAAATACGAAAAAGCAAGTGGCGCAAATTATTAACGCAAGCGGTGTAGTAATGAATTGAAAAAAGTGTGTATCCCCTGACTGTTCGTGAGTTAATGACCAAACTGAGCCGAATGCTATGAGTAAAAATGTAATTCCTACTCCAACAATCCAGGTTGGACGAATCGACCAAATAGCAAATGTCGAGGCAATAAGGATTGCGCTTATATATGGAACAAATCTATTAAATAAATACAACATGCTAACTGGTTGAATTATCGGTTGATGTTTCAGCTTCTTGATGCGACCGTTGCACGCTGATAATGCTTTGCTGGACTAATTCTGGATTTTTCACTCCGTGCAGCTCAATATTTGCCTGATTGCCTGCCGTCTGAATGATGACACTACCGTAATGAAATACAGTCTGGGCAATACCTTTAATACGTATGCTGACGTCTTGAATTTTCTCGTAGGTCGTTTCAGAAACAGTTCGATCGAAAAAACCGCGTTGGTCAAGATCGATAATACGATCTTCCGTGATAACAAATACGTTAAACGTATATACATAGCCGATCCGCGCTCCAAGAAATACTCCGATGCAGAGGGTTACTACAAATATTACGATTCCCGGTAATCCCCAGCGCACCAGTGGCACCATAAAGAAAAATGGTGCTATAATAAACCCTGCAGCTATCACCACGCTTCCCGTGAACACCAGCGCGTATTTACGCACGATCATCACCACAAGTTCCTCAGCTTTCAGCATTTTTTGTAACCGCTGTTCAAACATGGGTAATACTATAGTAAATAGATACTATGCATAAAAAAACAATTCGAATCATCTGGCTCATCATCGTCATCATAGGCGTCCTCAGTATGCTCTTCTTTACTTTCCTGCCAGCCTTTTCTGGTTCATCAGCGTTTTAGGACGGCCCGATACGCCTCGGGTGGGATATCCACTGTACCCATACTCCGCATGCGCTGCTTGCCTTTTTTCTGTTTCTCTAGGAGTTTGCGTTTTCTAGTGACATCACCACCATAGAGTTTGGCGGTAACGTCTTTTCGCATTGCGGATATGCGGCTGGATGCAATAATCTTTCCACCAAGGCTGGCCTGAATCTTAACCTCAAACATCTGCCGCGGGATTACTTCCTTTAATTGATCAACAACGGTACGGCCAATCCGATAAGCATCAGCGCTATATACAATCGATGCCAATGCCTCGACGGGATCTTCGGCTACAATGATATCCATGCGCTGAACCACACAAGGACGATAGTTCAGAAAATCATAATTTAATGAAGCATAACCAGCACTGATACTCTTCAGTGTATCATAAAAATCAACCAAGAGACTAGCTAAGGGCACTTCATAATGAAGCACTGCTTTCTCGGCATCTAAATACTCGGTGGTGCTAAAAACACCGCGTTTTTCCTGTACCATAGTCATGATGGGCCCAATGGAGCTACTCGGGGTAACAATGTCAACGCGCATCCATGGCTCTTCCACCCGATCAATATGAGTGGCTTCGGGTAATTCATGCGGATTGGTGACAACGATGGTTGTGCCGGAAAACCGTTTGTCTTTGCGCTGACGGTTGTGGATCCCCGCCTTACTGAGCGTAACGCGATATGCGACCGAAGGCGCGGTCACAACAATTGCTACATGGTGTTCCCGACGTATGCGTTCTTGAAATATTTCTAAATGTAACATCCCGAGGAATCCGCAACGGAACCCAAACCCCAGTGCTTCTGAGTGATCCGGCTCGTACACGAGTGAAGCGTCAGTCAAGGCGACCTTGCTTATAGCATCACGCAGTTCTTCATACGCATCCCCCTCTTTGCAATAGATTCCGGCAAAAACCATAGGCTTCAGTTCTCGGTACCCAGGCACCGCCTGGGTAGCAGGTTGACGCACCGTCGTCACTGTATCGCCAACACGACTGTGCTGAATGTCGCGCAGTCCGGTAACAATGTACCCGATTTCACCCGCCTGAAGCGATTCACGCGGAGTAAGCCCCGGCTTGAAATAACCAATTTCCTCAACATCGGAAACAACACTACGTGCCATTAATTTGAGTTGTTCATGGTGTTGGATGGTACCATTAAAGACACGTCCATATACCACCACCCCCTTATAGGTATCATAGAATGAATCAAACACCAGCATTTGCACTGGCGCTGTAGTATCGCCCACGGGCGGCGGTACTCGTCCAATTACTGCAG from Candidatus Kerfeldbacteria bacterium includes these protein-coding regions:
- a CDS encoding S8 family serine peptidase, which encodes MQLRVWQIISLLGVIIVISVCLIKPVYGQTGDSLVVSFVGEKQAVAVPIIEAGDTEAVRAWLAMQPEVAMVGGNYRYEAVRIPNDAYYSSQNYLRYVNTPPSWDQTIGSRSVVVAVLDTGVDTNHPDLAKNIWVNTGEIPTNGIDDDVNGYIDDRNGWNAIDDSGDPNPDFDPGWVESGVHHGTAVAGIIGAVGNNGIGVSGVAWATRIMPVRVLDSTGSGYTVDVYNGIQYAIANGAHIINLSLVGAELDPFLALAINDAYAAGVLVVAAAGNDLLDLDEFPVYPACLQHVLTVGGVDAQNHLALFTSQGEVIGGSNYGSACIDLVAPAKNIFSTGVYEPSKTHPVTGVRLDDYYLGGWSGTSFASPIIAGAAALLKSYNASLTPDQLIQILKQNARGLDSVNPDYRGQMGSGLVNIAASVGWLLPSSHPIITAAGKGGGPHVRLFNTGGVLQSQFFAYATTFRGGVNVATGDIDGNGIYEIITGAGAGGAPHVRAFDARGNSLYSFFAYATTFRGGVNVAAGDVNGDGVDEIITGAGAGGAPHVRV
- a CDS encoding serine protease; translation: MKPRTSPTSPKVIAEEGSDIEKLYGTQLKSFDRPRVAPRPSMVWLMMILIIGFAAGIVGQLSLIWFSNELPFLEQLGFSSSDSPSVVLTSRNKDRVLTAEQVETIAQDLDHTLVTIYPAHTSSAGLENQYVSSEKVGEGFVITEDGYVIIDATTVVDDQSYVAIGYDGSVYAVSSVMRDSATPYAILKLDANKLSTVAFSDIDSIRNSEEVVALARDTGSRGPRILKTSIQQTRYYPVSTGADLYFSTDRYQARVLLGSALDSDFLHAVVFTLDKKALGILVREHDTYVVVPFSYVSNILESSFVSGRIIRPSFGVHYVTLDMLADGSRIADGASQGAYITSFGSESGVVSGSLAEKAGIQIGDIITEINSTPLTESETLSELILNHEAGDTLAVTLIRDGTSQKINLTIE
- the lepA gene encoding elongation factor 4, which gives rise to MIPLKQIRNFCIIAHIDHGKSTLADRLLELTKTVDPRHMKAQLLDQMELERERGITIKLQPVRMEYNGYILNLIDTPGHVDFTYEVSRSLAAVEGALLLVDASQGIEAQTLANLYLALDQNLTIIPVINKIDLPNANVDQVRADLVQLLGCRPEEILAVSAKTGLNVEQIIAAVIGRVPPPVGDTTAPVQMLVFDSFYDTYKGVVVYGRVFNGTIQHHEQLKLMARSVVSDVEEIGYFKPGLTPRESLQAGEIGYIVTGLRDIQHSRVGDTVTTVRQPATQAVPGYRELKPMVFAGIYCKEGDAYEELRDAISKVALTDASLVYEPDHSEALGFGFRCGFLGMLHLEIFQERIRREHHVAIVVTAPSVAYRVTLSKAGIHNRQRKDKRFSGTTIVVTNPHELPEATHIDRVEEPWMRVDIVTPSSSIGPIMTMVQEKRGVFSTTEYLDAEKAVLHYEVPLASLLVDFYDTLKSISAGYASLNYDFLNYRPCVVQRMDIIVAEDPVEALASIVYSADAYRIGRTVVDQLKEVIPRQMFEVKIQASLGGKIIASSRISAMRKDVTAKLYGGDVTRKRKLLEKQKKGKQRMRSMGTVDIPPEAYRAVLKR
- a CDS encoding PH domain-containing protein encodes the protein MFEQRLQKMLKAEELVVMIVRKYALVFTGSVVIAAGFIIAPFFFMVPLVRWGLPGIVIFVVTLCIGVFLGARIGYVYTFNVFVITEDRIIDLDQRGFFDRTVSETTYEKIQDVSIRIKGIAQTVFHYGSVIIQTAGNQANIELHGVKNPELVQQSIISVQRSHQEAETSTDNSTS